Genomic segment of Euwallacea fornicatus isolate EFF26 chromosome 11, ASM4011564v1, whole genome shotgun sequence:
CATTGCTTCCAGCAGCGATTTCTGCAATTTGAATGCTTTTACTTTTAACTATTAAACCTCCATCAAAACTCTAACTTCATCCATAAATGGAATAAGCACCACAGCTTCCCATTCCTGCCTCTTGCCATTTTTGTCTGTTTGAAAGTTTTCTGGGTAATAAGATTTTAGTGGAGACTCCTCACTAGTCATTAACTCATGATAAGCGGTGGGTAATAGAGTTTTGCTTGCTGCAGGCAACACTGCTAACAACTAAAAGTAGGCATAGACGCTATGTTCACAAGGGCTTTAAGACTCACTTGCTCATAAGGCTTGAAAGGTGATCCTAAATTAAACTCCAACTTCAAGTCACTGAACCCCTTAATGTCGCTTATGTAAGGTGCATAATGGTGAGGATAGAACCAGGACCAAGAACAACATCCATTGTAATAATAGTTAAGATTCCATTGAATAGCACGAACGTAGCCTTCAGCTTGAGCTCGCAGTACCTCACTGGAAGGTTAATGTGACCAAAttgcattgaaaaaaataggaaaactcACGGAGTCACTTTAGCGTATTCAAGTTTATTCATGTAATAATCCTTTTTGTAGTTTGTGAACGCTTTATCATCATCGTCTTCACCATCATCCTCATCTGAGGGTATatcctaaaatttaaattaaaacaaaagagATAGATGTTTAGTTGAGTAATTTACTAAGTCAGCTGCAGCTCTAATTAGAGCTTCCAATCCTGAGTCTCTGGCAGGAGTATCTTCTTCAGGTTCTAAAGACTCATCTAGGTCTCCTATTTCATTTGACcattcttctaattttttaactccCTGAACATAAGTTttataaagcaattttatatGTTGTTAAGTTTATTATAGATAGGATACTGAattaagattttgaagatatttttcatatttgagtAATATCACTTTACTGAACAGtcacagaaaaataatttttccctaTAGGCTTAAAATACATACCATGGAAACCTTTGAATGTGTATTCATTTTGCGTCCAGTCTTGGCCTCCATAAACATCAAATCATCCCTGATTTCCTCAAAAGTGTCAAAATCGAATGTGGCTAGTTGTtgcataaatttttcaaaccttGGCAAATTCAAATCCCCACCCTCATTTATGTATCCTAGAAGCCATGTAAGGGCacttatttcaataatatttcctACTTGTAACCTACCATCTAAAGTCGGCAAAACCTCTTTATAAGTCATGTATAAAATGGGCAAAGCCCCACTTGCTATGTGCAAATGTGGCAGGTGAGGAATGAAATCATTTCCTACCAGAAAACCCATCAGAACCTGAGCAAAATGCAagtaataatgatttattttaaacttaattcaataaagtttttacccagtcatcaataattttttctaaatcaaatttaaaggtGACAAGTTTCTCTTTCAACGAGGCGAATTCTAGTTCCAAATATTCTCTCATTAATGACAAATGcaagagaaaaaatgtgatttctTCAGGAACTGATTGATGTTTAGaagattttttaccaaatttaaccTGCAATTGTCAAGCATCAGTAGATAAATCctgtaaataaatcaaataagaCCTCTTCACGAAGCAAACTAAAGTGAGGTTCATGACTGCACAAGCCTAACATTATTAAATCAGCATCTAATCCATATAAGCAATGTCGAGTATTAGGATCATACCCTGGTTGTGATCTTAAATATCTTATATAATCCATTATTTTATGTTCACCTTCTCCTGGGGTCTAAAAGCATCAATATACATTGAGTCAACCAATATATTTAAGTATGTATATAAGGAATAATCTACCTCATGTCctgacaaaataattttaacatccTTCCATATTGggtcatttgaaattttgtctaCACAAAAGTGCTTCAACTCTTGATGCAACCGCGCCATAAATACAGTGCCTGGTGTGATACAATTAGAATCAAATCTCGCCTCAGTGGGTAAAATCTCTCCTTTCTTTCGAGCCTCAGCTTCTTGTTTCTCTGCATCTTTAGCAGACCTAAATCTACGCCCTCTCTGTTGATTCATCTTAGCACGAGGCGCCACTCCATCAATGGccataaaaaacaattttcttggcTTAATCAGTCGAAACAGCACCTCTATGTAGTGAAATATGTCTTGGaagattttttcttcagtAATACGGAAATGAGGATTGTGATCATCGGGATGCGAACACAAGTGGATGATGCCGTTCATGTCCAAATACATATTGTCAAATTCGGGAATCTAAtggtattttataaaatacattCATTATCATAAAAGTTGGGCTCTATGGGGTTGAAAAGGTTTACCTGATACTCTCTCACAACTTCGCTTAAACAGGGGTAGCGTTCACTAAtatatcgaaaaaatttaGGGACCCCCATTGTGAGTTATTATTCAGGAAATCCTttcttttaacaattaaaattaagagaaaattgataacaattaacaaaacttatttttaagaGGAAACCCTACAAGGAATTGACAAAAAGCTGCCGTTTCGTAAATTGATGTGTATTCAATTCAGCATAACGATGATAATTTGTTTCTATTGCATTCAGTAAAGTACAGTGAGAGACAGAGAGAAACATGATCGAAATGCTGTAAGTGTCGATTTTTTATgcttttaatacaaatttaagGAGAGAATATTTGAATGACACCAATCACTAATGTCAAAGAGTATAATTATGACatgtttacttttttaaatgaggttatgttgttttttaataattattaataattaaaaacatttatttaagaaaaggttCCACCGAAAAACTACCTCATAATGGCGAGTTTTATATCAGAAAATGTTAAACTCAactatatttcatttaattaattttagcaTGGGCGATTAAAAGTGAAATCCACAGAGGAACAAAAGgcagaaaaacaaaaagaacaGCAAAGAAAACTGCAGGCCTATCGTATCGGCATGAAGAAAATACTTTCCACTCGCAATAATGACTCTTATGACTCAGAATCCCTAGCGATATCCACTCAGTTGTTGTGTGTAAATCCTGATATTTATACTTTGTGGAACTACCGAAAAGAAGTggctttaattgaaaaaaaaagaaggtaATATGATTGTTGTGTTGACGAAATGTGAGAATAATAGTTATTCATAGTGATGAAAATGAGCTGGAAAGCGAGGAcacattagaaaaatttttagacaaGGAAATCACGTTGACTGAACAGTGCCTTATAACCAACCCCAAGTCATATGGATCATGGCACCACCGCTATTGGGTTCTTATGATTCACCCCAAACCCAACTGGGAGaaggaatttaatttatgtactaAGTACTTAAATTATGATGACAGAAACTGTATGTTTTATTctccaaaatttattaaatatcattatttttaaatcctcTTGTAGTTCACTGCTGGGACTATCGCAGACTGTTAGTAAATAAGATAGGCATAACCCTACCTGCAGAAATAAAGTTCTCAACAGAAAGACTTAACAACAATTTCTCCAACTACTCATCGTGGCATTACCGCAGCACTTTAAGAAGCCTAGAGGACTCCTGCATAGAACATGAGCTAGATTTGGTTCAAAGCGCTGTTTTTACGGACCCAGCAGATAGTAGTGCTTGGTTTTATTTGAGGTGGGTCTTGAGCCATCCAACATTGAGCATTGAAAAAAAGCAGGAACTTCTGGAAGCTTTTGAGCAACTACAAGAGCTTGAGCCTGACTGCAAATGTAATTATTGATTGTCAAAGCAACTAAGGAAATGTTGTGAATTGGTTTTTAGGGATTTTATTAGGAAAATGTTGGTTGACAGGAAGTCTGATAATGAGGGCCAATAAATATGCAGACGAGAGGGTAAAGTTTTACAAGGAGTTGATAAAATTGGATTCTTTGCGTAAGGGCCAGTATGAGGATTATTTAAGTATAGCTGAAATGATAGCTGCCCAAAGATAAGtaccaaaataattaatcctgCATTTTATTGGTTAGTGTGAGATTGCCTTATGTCttattgagaaaaatagtataatttttatttatctactAATACTTATTGCCAAAAGGGTATTAACTAtgcatataataaaatattgaattagtGGCTAATCCGGCGTTTTTGCTCTAGAGCAATTTTTTGTTGCACCTTGTCAGCATCAACCTCAGTTGTTTCCCTTAaactaatatatttattattattttccttttttcctaGTGTCTCCAGATATTTTTCCCTCAGATACAGGACTGTGTCTATGTGCATTTTATGCTTAAGGGCTAGTTCCAAAGCTCtgtaaaatgttgttttttaagttcttATAAATTCTCAATTACTTTCAAGATACCTGGTCCAGTTGTGTAAGTTAATATTTACGTAAATTGCTTGATAAACCATTCCATTGTGTAGCAAAATAGATTCAGCTTCCTCAAGTTTACCTCCAAGAAGGGACAAATGAGCTTTTCTCTCCGCTTTTGAAGGCAGATTCTGAATATGTAAATTGGTTTATAATTACTAAATATAACTACTTAAGAGTAATGTCAATGAGTACTGTAACAACACCTAATGGACATATATcctatattatattatttaattctgCCGCCTAATTTACAAACAAATTGTATTCTGCATCAAAACAGTGTTTGTCGGACTTATAGCGACCGCAACTTTCGTATACATTTGTTTGGCATAGGCATAAACATTGTTCTTCATAGCTTTGAAGAAAGAtcataatttacttttatacATTACCTTAATGTATTGTATATAATAGACTTTATCATAATGGTTAATATTGGCAAAAGCCTCTTCGGCAATGTCAATAGTCTCAGAGGTTGACTGGGTTGCCATTACAGCCAAACATGCCCATGCCATTTCTGTATTGGCAGTTCTGCATAAGTCTAAGGCCTCCGTCCATTTATTatccaaaatttttctaaaatatttacgtCTATTAAAAGTTCtggaatacatttttttactttttacttgTGAATTAGTTTTGGAAATGGAGATATGGGGATATTAAGCAATGATCCATCAGCACGTCTAACAGAAAcggaatttccaacaaaatcgTTAATCCTCGGGCTTCGCCCCAATTCCGGCGAATCATACTGTAACGAGCACATTTGCAGCAATTTCGTACTGAAAGCGGCCATGGGACAGTACCACACCATGAGCTGGGTGTCTTGAATGGCTGCCAGAATATTAATAGTGGCATTCCACGAAAATGAGTCAATTTTTCGGCCTAATAATATTGAATCTATAACGTAGCCATGATccagaaattttacaaaataatttaccaAGTTTTGTGAAGGTCTTTGCATACGAGCTTTTGATACGAATTACGTATAGATCTCGCGATTTGTCTAATAAGGCCAATGTTCTGACTGAGGAAGATCCTTGAGTATCCAAAGAGACCTGAATTATTGATAATGTATGTTGAATAGAGCTATTCATGTCGTTTGAATTGCGGTTGGTTGTCAAATCGATAATATGCACCACTTGAATGATTAAAAGGATTGTTATAATTGAATCTAGATTTAATGCAAAACcaataattactttttgtATCGTTATGATCTCGCACTGCCAAGGTATCATTGGAAAGTGAAATCAAAGCAGGTTTAACTACATCCAATCTCATATTAGCCCAACGCGGTTGTCCCACTAACTTGCCTTGGTAATTGTAAATTCCCACAGTGTTTTTCTCAATTAGAACCATATGTCTAGAATTGAACTTCTGTGTTTAAAAAAGCActgttgtattatttaaaatggctACTTTTCGGCCAATTCCATGTAATGCACAGAGCCATCTTTCAAATCGAATATAAACGGGGTGTTCCAGTTGGATATATTGTAAATGTAGCACTGAGTAGGGGTGGTTAGCACTAAATTATTGTAGCGCATTGCTAAGTGGATCACTCTATCTGGCAATTCAAGATGCTCTGTGGTATCGTCCAGAACGTTTTTCACAGTTACGAGTTTCTTTTCGCTGACTGTTGCACTAGAAATAGTAAAAATGCCTTTGTCTACCTttgtaatatatataaaaaattacctaaTATTCAAGTAATGAGCGTGCCTCTCTATTACGTGTGCGAAAAGCAAGCACCCATTGGCGCAAGCTCCTGCCAACTGTGTTCCATCATTAGACCATGCAATTTTGTAAATGGTACCAGactgtggtttttcaagtgaTCTAGACCACTATAGtattattgataaaattacaaaaaatctactgtattaatttatatttttattaccccTGAATAGTCACAAATCCTCAATGTATTAAACGACCCTACAGCAAACAAATCCCCCGTGGGCGCCCAAGAGATTGCAGTTACAGGATGACTGTGATGGACGCTGGAAAACATGGGTCTTCCTTGATTGTCCCATACACGGTATTTGCAATCCTCTCCCCCCGAGACTATGATATCTAAAGCAGTGCTCCAGGCTACACATAAAACTACTCCTTCATGGGCTTTCCACTAAACAAACGTATGTCCTTTGCTTTATCCCAACTTCTCATGACTTCCTTACCTTAAGTGGTTTAGTATTCGGTGCTAGCAGCTTAATAACCAAGCATTTATCACTGCTGTAAGCAATACTTTGGTTGTCTGGAGACCAGCATGCAGCAAACACCGGGCTATCGCTGTTCACCACACTTGAACGTAGCATGCCACTCCTTGaccaaattttaatgaaaccatCTTCTCCACCTATATAATTttgattcatttaaatttttcaagtagtAGAGTTAATATATAAACCAGTAAGAAAACCTGTCCCATCGTTGCCCCATTGACCGACCAGTACAGCACCCTTATGGGCTTCAACGCTTCTCTCAATCCGCCCTGACCGATTCAGTAGATGAAACCTGCCATCTGCACATGGAACCAGGATCAAATCACCTTGCTTGGATATGTTGGAGCCTTGTCGGGGTAGAAATTGAAGGTCAGTagcaaacacatttttttcgaGTTGAGCAATTGTAGATGGTTGATTGGTTGAGACTGACCATGAGAGAATTTGATTTTCATCACTGTAAAAAAACTTGAGATAGTTCAAGTGatcattttctcaaaaaagtaAGGGGCTTAAACTTTGCTGTTTGTTTTGGACAATATTTAATAAGGAAAACTCCACACGCACTGACCTGATCGAATACACTTCTTCAGTGTTCATCCA
This window contains:
- the RabGGTa gene encoding geranylgeranyl transferase type-2 subunit alpha isoform X1 — its product is MAVSYREKCSTLLKYRSEVFEVFTTEIPACSCSISSPYRVNKTCKCRMHKTFIEDLTNIPSRNGKQWLDEIRSLQAVSRGIAHGRLKVKSTEEQKAEKQKEQQRKLQAYRIGMKKILSTRNNDSYDSESLAISTQLLCVNPDIYTLWNYRKEVALIEKKRSDENELESEDTLEKFLDKEITLTEQCLITNPKSYGSWHHRYWVLMIHPKPNWEKEFNLCTKYLNYDDRNFHCWDYRRLLVNKIGITLPAEIKFSTERLNNNFSNYSSWHYRSTLRSLEDSCIEHELDLVQSAVFTDPADSSAWFYLRWVLSHPTLSIEKKQELLEAFEQLQELEPDCKWILLGKCWLTGSLIMRANKYADERVKFYKELIKLDSLRKGQYEDYLSIAEMIAAQR
- the Oseg5 gene encoding intraflagellar transport protein 80 homolog, which gives rise to MKLKVTLSQKLKGNVPMTCVGWMNTEEVYSISDENQILSWSVSTNQPSTIAQLEKNVFATDLQFLPRQGSNISKQGDLILVPCADGRFHLLNRSGRIERSVEAHKGAVLVGQWGNDGTGFLTGGEDGFIKIWSRSGMLRSSVVNSDSPVFAACWSPDNQSIAYSSDKCLVIKLLAPNTKPLKWKAHEGVVLCVAWSTALDIIVSGGEDCKYRVWDNQGRPMFSSVHHSHPVTAISWAPTGDLFAVGSFNTLRICDYSGWSRSLEKPQSGTIYKIAWSNDGTQLAGACANGCLLFAHVIERHAHYLNISATVSEKKLVTVKNVLDDTTEHLELPDRVIHLAMRYNNLVLTTPTQCYIYNISNWNTPFIFDLKDGSVHYMELAEKHMVLIEKNTVGIYNYQGKLVGQPRWANMRLDVVKPALISLSNDTLAVRDHNDTKMVHIIDLTTNRNSNDMNSSIQHTLSIIQVSLDTQGSSSVRTLALLDKSRDLYVIRIKSSYAKTFTKLGRKIDSFSWNATINILAAIQDTQLMVWYCPMAAFSTKLLQMCSLQYDSPELGRSPRINDFVGNSVSVRRADGSLLNIPISPFPKLIHKKILDNKWTEALDLCRTANTEMAWACLAVMATQSTSETIDIAEEAFANINHYDKVYYIQYIKNLPSKAERKAHLSLLGGKLEEAESILLHNGMVYQAIYVNINLHNWTRALELALKHKMHIDTVLYLREKYLETLGKKENNNKYISLRETTEVDADKVQQKIALEQKRRISH
- the RabGGTa gene encoding geranylgeranyl transferase type-2 subunit alpha isoform X2, whose product is MHGRLKVKSTEEQKAEKQKEQQRKLQAYRIGMKKILSTRNNDSYDSESLAISTQLLCVNPDIYTLWNYRKEVALIEKKRSDENELESEDTLEKFLDKEITLTEQCLITNPKSYGSWHHRYWVLMIHPKPNWEKEFNLCTKYLNYDDRNFHCWDYRRLLVNKIGITLPAEIKFSTERLNNNFSNYSSWHYRSTLRSLEDSCIEHELDLVQSAVFTDPADSSAWFYLRWVLSHPTLSIEKKQELLEAFEQLQELEPDCKWILLGKCWLTGSLIMRANKYADERVKFYKELIKLDSLRKGQYEDYLSIAEMIAAQR